The DNA segment TTGGTGGTGCCCAGCTTCAGGCACCCGGATGGCAAGCAGATGGCCGATCACGCATTGCGCGTGGACTGGCTGCAGCGCATCGTCACGCATTTGCAGGCAGCGGCAATCAGCGTCAGCGACGTGGAGCAGCAACTGGCAGCCGATCAACCAGGGCCGGTCTACAGCTATGCGTTACTCGACCACCTGGCCGCCAGCCTGGGCGTCGCTGACCGGCAACTGGCCCTGGTGGTCGGCCCGGATGTGCTGCAACAACTGCCCCGTTTCTACCAGGGCGAAGCCTTACTGCGCAGGTTTGCAGTGATCAGCATTGCCGAACAGGCCCCGGTGCGCAGCAGCCTTCTGCGTGAACGCCTGCTGCAAGGAGAAGCATTGCCTGAACACTGGCTGGCCCCCGGCCTCAATCCGTTAAACTATCGCCACTACGCCGTTGCCGGACATTGACATGCAAGCCCCTACCCCCCCAAGAGCCGCTTACCTGCACACCATCGACCTGTGTGTGCTGCGCTACTGTCGCACCAGCCAGACCTTGCAGATCCTGCTCAATCAGCGCGACAACGAACCCTACGCCGGGCACTGGGCGCTGCCCGGTATCGTGGTCAATGGCGATGTCGAAGACCGCACTCTGGACGATGCGCTGGAGCGTCTGCGCAGCTCCAGCAAGGTCGCCATGCCGCTGGCCTGGAGTGAACAGGTCGGCACCGTGGGCGATGCGTTTCGTGATCCGCGTTGCTGGTCTTCATCGACTTACTATCTGGCGATTGTCAGCAGCAGCGTTGAACCGGGCGAAGGGCAACGCTTTGTGTCGTTGCAAGAGGCTGCCTCCGGGGTCTTCAAACTGCCTTTTGACCACAACAGGCTGGTTGCCGGCTGTCATGAGCGGCTGTTGTCCAAATCGATGTACAGCAGCCTGCCGCTGATGTTTCTGGGGGCGGAATTCAGCGCGCCGGAGGCGGTAAACATTTTCTCGCTGGTGCTGCAACGCCCGGTGCTCAAGACCAGCATCCGCCAGCGTTTGCTGAAAATGACTGAGGCCGGTTACCTGCGTGAATCAGGGCGCAAAAAGAACGGCGACGGCGGCCGGCCGCAGGCGACCCTGGACAACCTCAGGCCCGAGAGTCTGTACCTGTTTGATCGCAGCTTTTTGGACTGATCGGTCGCTCAGGCATCGCCACGGCATCTGTAGGAGCCGCTTTAGCGGCGAAGCGTATGCGAAACCGTTCGCAGCTAAAGCCAATACGGGTCACTTGGGTACTGTATGCCCCCGGTGGTAGCGACCTTGGTCGCGAAAGGGCCAGGAAAGTCACTGCATCTGCTGGGAATGTATTGAAAGCTAAAACTGCCGCTACGAGCCGATCAATTCCCGTACCCGTGTGGCCAGGGCTTCGGTGGTGAAGGGTTTGGTCAGGACCAGCCGGCCTTCGCCCAAATCCCCGCAGCCAATCGCGGCGCTTTCGGCGTAGCCGGTGATGAACAAGGTCTTGAGGCCTGGACGTACTTCCTGCCCGGCGTCGGCCATTTGCCGGCCGTTCATCCCGCCGGGCAGGCCCACGTCGGTAATCAACAGGTCGATGCGCATATCCGAGCGAAGCAGTTTCAGCCCGGCCATGCTGTCGTTGGCTTCAATGACCGTATAGCCCAGTTCGCCAAGCACATCGGCCAGCAGCATGCGCACGGTGGGTTCGTCATCGACGATCAGAATCGCCTCGTCGGATGAGGCAGTGGCCGTGAACTCGCGTTCGGCATCGCCCTCCTCCTTTTGCGCCTCGCCCAGATGCCTGGGCAGGTACAAGCGCACCGTGGCGCCTTGTCCGGGTACCGAGTAAATCCGCGCCTGGCCGCCAGACTGCCTGGCAAAGCCGTAGATCATCGACAGGCCAAGGCCGGTGCCCTGGCCAATCGGTTTGGTGGTAAAGAATGGATCGAAAGCCTTGGCGATCACTTCCGGCGGCATGCCGGTACCGGTGTCGGTGACGCTGAGGGCGACATAGTCGCCTGCGCCAACCTCATAGGCAGCGGCCGTGACGGCATCAAGCTCACGGTTGGCCGTTTCGATGGTAATCCGCCCGCCATCGGGCATCGCATCGCGGGCGTTGATGCACAGATTGAGCAAGGCATTCTCAAGCTGACTGATATCCACCAGGGTCGGCCAAAGTTCATCCTGGCCCAAGGCTTCGATCTCGATGCCCGGCCCGACAGTGCGCTGGATCATCTCGGTCATACCGGCCACCAGCGTGTTGATATCGGTGGGCCGCGGGTCGAGGGTCTGACGCCGCGAGAAGGCAAGCAGCCGGTGGGTCAGTGAGGCCGCGCGCTTGGCTGCACCCTGAGCGGCGCTGATGTACTTGCTGACATCCTTGAGCCGCCCCTGGGCGATGCGCATATCCATCAGTTCCAGCGCGCCGGAGATACCGGCCAGCAGGTTATTGAAGTCGTGAGCCAGGCCACCGGTCAATTGACCGACCGCCTCCATCTTCTGCGACTGACGCAGCTTTTCTTCGGCTTGCATCAGTTCTGCGGTGCGTTCGGCCACGCGCAATTCCAGCGTGTCGTTGATGGCCCGCAAAGCGGCGGTGGCGCGATCACGCTCGGCCTCTACCGTGCGCCGCTCCTGCACGTCGATAAGCACCCCGGGAAAACTCAGCGGCGTGCCGTCCGCTGCGTGGTCGACCCGGCCATTGGCTTCGATCCAGTAATATTTGCCGTCAGCGCGGCGCACCCGGTACTGGTGGGCATAAGCCCCGCCGCGAGCGACCACTTCGTTGATTGCCTCGATCAGCCCGTCAGTGTCGTCCGGGTGCACGGTGTCGATCACCTGACGCAGGCTCAGCCCGACCCGGCCCAATGCCGGATCAAGGCCAAAGCCCTTGGCAAACCCTTCGTCGACCGTGAACCGATCGGTGGGCAAGTCCCAGTGCCAAGTGCCAATGATGGCCCCGGCAGCCAGAGCCAGTTGCACGCGCTCGACGTTTTCCCGCGCCACAGCCTCACTGAGCCGCAGGCGTTCCTGGGCAGTGCGGCGCGCGGTGACATCGCTGAAAAAGATCCCGATCTGGCGCTGCGCAGGGTCACCGACCCGCACCGCACGTACGTCGAACCAACGCTGGAAGGCTTCGGCGAAGTTCTCGAAGTTGGCCGGCTCACCGGTTTTGGCCACATGGCCGTAGGTTTGAAACCAGAACGGCTCAAGGTTCGGCGCGAATTCGGTCACCCACTTGCCGCGCAGGTTGACGCCGGCCTGACGTTCAAAGGCCGCGTTGACCTCGACGAAGCGATAGTCCACCGGTTGGTCCTGCTCGTTGAACTTCACCTGGACGATGGCAAAGGCCGTTTCGATGGTTTCCAGAATGGTCCGGTAGCGCTCTTCGCTCTCGCGCAAGGCGGTTTCGGCGCTGCGCATATGGCTCAGGTCGAGCATCGCGCCAATCATCCGCGTGGCCTGGCCGTCAGCATTACGGATCACATGACCACGATCGAGCACTTCGGCGTAGGAGCCATCGGCGCGGACAAAACGGTATTCATCGGTCCAGGAGGTTGCGCTGCCGTCGATCACCGCATGGATCGAGTGATCGATGCGCTGGCGGTCATCGGGGTGGATCTGCGCGATCCACCACTCGCCGGTCATGTCGTCAGGCCCAGGGCAATGGCCATAGGCTTGTTGCAGTGCGTCGTTCCACTGCACGTGGTTGCCCTGCAGGTCCCAGTCCCAGATTGCGTCGTTGGTGGCCTTGGCCACCAGCCGGTAGCGCTCCTGAGTCTCTTCGATGGCACGCGCGGTCGCGCAGCTTTCGGACTTGCGCGCGCCTGCGCAAGCACCCGGGGCGTGAAGGCCAGCTTCGGCCAGGGCCGCCCGCAGGCGCATCACCTCGGCTTCCAGCGCTGTACGGTCAAGATCTTTCAGGATTGCAACTACCTATGCAGGGTGTTTAGACGATCAGGCACCGTTCGGGCGCGGGTACAACAAGTGACTTCGACAGGAACGATGAACAATCGTGCCGTTCGATGCTGGCAAATGGCTGCCGCCATGCATTATCTTCCGGCTCAACAAGGACCACCACTCATATTCAACGGGATGGCACATGGACGCGCAACAACCGGCTTCGCCTGAGCAGCAAGCGCAATTCAACGCCGAGCACGCGCGCATCACCGAGCGCCGCCGCCTGCTGGGCCTGGCGCCGAAAAACGGCCGCTACTGGGCGCTGGCCCTGTCCGGTGGCGGGATCCGTAGCGCGACATTCAACCTTGGCGTGCTGCAAGCCCTGGCCAGGGCCAAGGCGCCCGATGCTTCGCCAGGCCAACCAGACGCTGGCAAACGCCTGCTGAGCCGCTTCGATTACTTGTCGACGGTCAGCGGCGGCGGCTATCTGGGCTCGTTCTTTGGCAGTCTGTTCGTGCCGGGCCGCCTGCGTGGCAACGAGGCGCCTGAAGCCTCTGCCAACCCGCCAGTCACAGCGGCCGAACAGGCTTATGAGGTACTGGACTACGAACCTCCAGGGCGTATTCATACCAGCACCGATTATGCCCGTGCGCCGGCAGGTGCAGCGCCGCTGGCCTGGTTGCGGGAAAACGGCCGTTACCTGACCCCTACCGGGGCCGGTGACCTGTTCTATTTGCTGGGCATCTCGCTGCGCAATCTGATGGCCGTGCATCTGGTCATCGGCATGCCGTTGCTGTTTGCCCTGGCCATGGCGACGCTGCTACAGGTCGCCGTGGCCGGGAGTTCGTTGTGCGCTGCCAATAGCGTCTTGAGCGCAGTGCTGTGCAATTCGCTCTGGTGGTTGCCGGCCGGGTCCGTGCTGCTTGCGGTGATACCGCTGATGCTGGCGTTCTGGATGGTCTACGCCCGCGACAATCAAAACGACCCGGTAAATCTGTGCAATTGGGCGGTTCTCG comes from the Pseudomonas sp. StFLB209 genome and includes:
- a CDS encoding adenylyltransferase/cytidyltransferase family protein, coding for MYEIAVYGGAFNPPHIGHVNVMLEAARLARRVLVVPSFRHPDGKQMADHALRVDWLQRIVTHLQAAAISVSDVEQQLAADQPGPVYSYALLDHLAASLGVADRQLALVVGPDVLQQLPRFYQGEALLRRFAVISIAEQAPVRSSLLRERLLQGEALPEHWLAPGLNPLNYRHYAVAGH
- a CDS encoding NUDIX hydrolase; the encoded protein is MQAPTPPRAAYLHTIDLCVLRYCRTSQTLQILLNQRDNEPYAGHWALPGIVVNGDVEDRTLDDALERLRSSSKVAMPLAWSEQVGTVGDAFRDPRCWSSSTYYLAIVSSSVEPGEGQRFVSLQEAASGVFKLPFDHNRLVAGCHERLLSKSMYSSLPLMFLGAEFSAPEAVNIFSLVLQRPVLKTSIRQRLLKMTEAGYLRESGRKKNGDGGRPQATLDNLRPESLYLFDRSFLD
- a CDS encoding PAS domain-containing protein, giving the protein MRLRAALAEAGLHAPGACAGARKSESCATARAIEETQERYRLVAKATNDAIWDWDLQGNHVQWNDALQQAYGHCPGPDDMTGEWWIAQIHPDDRQRIDHSIHAVIDGSATSWTDEYRFVRADGSYAEVLDRGHVIRNADGQATRMIGAMLDLSHMRSAETALRESEERYRTILETIETAFAIVQVKFNEQDQPVDYRFVEVNAAFERQAGVNLRGKWVTEFAPNLEPFWFQTYGHVAKTGEPANFENFAEAFQRWFDVRAVRVGDPAQRQIGIFFSDVTARRTAQERLRLSEAVARENVERVQLALAAGAIIGTWHWDLPTDRFTVDEGFAKGFGLDPALGRVGLSLRQVIDTVHPDDTDGLIEAINEVVARGGAYAHQYRVRRADGKYYWIEANGRVDHAADGTPLSFPGVLIDVQERRTVEAERDRATAALRAINDTLELRVAERTAELMQAEEKLRQSQKMEAVGQLTGGLAHDFNNLLAGISGALELMDMRIAQGRLKDVSKYISAAQGAAKRAASLTHRLLAFSRRQTLDPRPTDINTLVAGMTEMIQRTVGPGIEIEALGQDELWPTLVDISQLENALLNLCINARDAMPDGGRITIETANRELDAVTAAAYEVGAGDYVALSVTDTGTGMPPEVIAKAFDPFFTTKPIGQGTGLGLSMIYGFARQSGGQARIYSVPGQGATVRLYLPRHLGEAQKEEGDAEREFTATASSDEAILIVDDEPTVRMLLADVLGELGYTVIEANDSMAGLKLLRSDMRIDLLITDVGLPGGMNGRQMADAGQEVRPGLKTLFITGYAESAAIGCGDLGEGRLVLTKPFTTEALATRVRELIGS